Part of the Micromonospora inyonensis genome, TCCTGCGGCTGAGGGCGCTCGACCGCAGACGGGGGTACGCCCGGCCGCCGGTCCGCGAGATCGCGGGCCTGCGGCTCGACCCCTTCCGCCGGGAGGTCTTCCGCGACGGACGCTACGTCGCGCTCACCCGCAAGCAGTTCGCCGTGCTGGAGGTCCTCGTCGCCGCCGAGGGCGGGGTCGTCAGCGCCGAAGAGCTGTTGGAACGGGGCTGGGACGAGAACGCCAACCCCTTCACCAACGCGGTGCGCATCACCGTCTCCGCGCTGCGCAAACGGCTCGGCGAACCCTGGATCATCGCCACGGTGCCCGGCGTCGGCTACCGGATCGAGGCGGCACCCGGCACCGGGCCCACGGGAGGGGACCGTGGATAGGGAGCCCGGTCTGAGCGCCCGCCTCAAACTGACCCTGAGCTATGCGGGGTTCGTCATGCTGGCCGGTGGCTTGCTCCTCGTCACCGTGTGGGTGTTCCTGCTGCGGTACGTACCCGAGGTGGTCGACAACCCCCGGATGCCCGCACCGGGTGGTTCCCGTCTACCCGTCCCCGTGATGTTCGTACCGAACCGCTTCGACCTGCTCCGCGCCTTCGCCCCGAGAGCAGCCGTGGTGCTGGCCTTCCTGCTGGTGTTCGGCCTCCTGGGCGGATGGATCCTCGCCGGCCGGATGCTCGCGCCGCTGACCCGCATCACGGACGCCACCCGCGTGGCCGCGGACGGATCACTGTCCCACCGGATTCGTCTGGAGGGCCGCCAGGACGAGTTCCGGGAACTGGCCGACGCGTTCGACTCGATGCTCGAACGACTCGAGTCCCACGTCGCCGAGCAGCGGAGGTTCGCCGCGAACGCCTCCCACGAACTGCGCACTCCGCTCGCGATCTCGCGGACGCTCCTCGACGTCGCCCGCAA contains:
- a CDS encoding response regulator transcription factor → MRVLIVEDEPYLAEAVRDGLRLEAIAADVAGDGDTALEMLGVNSYDLAVLDRDIPGPSGDEVARRIVASGSGIPILMLTAADRIDDKASGFALGADDYLTKPFDLRELVLRLRALDRRRGYARPPVREIAGLRLDPFRREVFRDGRYVALTRKQFAVLEVLVAAEGGVVSAEELLERGWDENANPFTNAVRITVSALRKRLGEPWIIATVPGVGYRIEAAPGTGPTGGDRG